The following proteins are encoded in a genomic region of Bernardetia sp. MNP-M8:
- the glyA gene encoding serine hydroxymethyltransferase has translation MQRDTQIFDLIEQERQRQEHGIELIASENFVSPQVMEAMGSVLTNKYAEGLPAKRYYGGCEVVDKVEQLAIDRLKELFGAEWANVQPHSGAQANAAVMLAVLNAGDKILGFDLSHGGHLTHGSTVNFSGKLYEPSFYGVEKETGLIDWDKVEQKAKEVQPKLLICGASAYSREWDYARLRKIADSVGALLLADIAHPAGLIAGGILANPLPHCHIVTSTTHKTLRGARGGIIMMGKDFENPFGIKTPKGELRMMSSLLDSGVFPGTQGGPLEHVIAAKAVAFGEALKPEFKTYIKQVAKNAQAMAKAFVDRGYEIISGGTDNHLMLIDLRNKDITGKKAEGVLVAADITLNKNMVPFDDKSPFVTSGIRVGTAAITTRGMMESDMERIVELIDKVLTNADDEKVIVDVRAEVNNWMKDFPLYKELEMSV, from the coding sequence ATGCAACGAGATACTCAAATTTTTGATTTAATAGAGCAAGAACGCCAAAGACAAGAACATGGCATCGAACTAATTGCTTCTGAAAACTTTGTTTCGCCACAAGTAATGGAAGCCATGGGAAGCGTTCTGACAAATAAATATGCTGAAGGATTACCTGCAAAAAGATACTATGGTGGTTGTGAAGTAGTTGATAAAGTAGAGCAGTTAGCTATCGATCGTTTGAAAGAACTTTTTGGTGCTGAATGGGCAAACGTACAGCCTCACTCTGGAGCGCAAGCAAACGCAGCTGTTATGTTAGCTGTTTTGAATGCTGGTGACAAAATTTTAGGCTTTGACCTATCTCATGGTGGACACCTTACACATGGCTCAACTGTTAATTTTTCTGGAAAGTTATATGAGCCTTCGTTTTATGGAGTAGAAAAAGAAACAGGTCTTATCGATTGGGATAAAGTAGAACAAAAAGCAAAAGAAGTTCAGCCAAAATTATTGATTTGTGGTGCTTCTGCTTATTCTCGTGAGTGGGATTATGCTCGTTTGCGTAAAATTGCTGATAGTGTTGGTGCGCTTTTATTGGCTGATATTGCTCACCCTGCTGGACTTATTGCAGGTGGAATTTTGGCTAATCCATTGCCTCATTGTCATATCGTAACTTCTACTACTCATAAAACTTTGCGTGGAGCAAGAGGTGGAATTATTATGATGGGCAAAGATTTTGAAAATCCGTTTGGTATCAAAACGCCAAAAGGTGAACTTAGAATGATGTCTTCTTTGTTAGATTCAGGTGTTTTCCCAGGTACTCAAGGAGGTCCTTTAGAACACGTAATTGCAGCAAAAGCAGTAGCATTTGGCGAAGCTCTCAAACCAGAGTTTAAAACTTATATCAAGCAAGTTGCAAAAAATGCTCAAGCAATGGCAAAAGCATTTGTAGATAGAGGATATGAAATTATTTCAGGTGGAACAGACAATCATTTAATGCTTATTGATCTTCGTAATAAAGATATTACTGGTAAAAAAGCTGAGGGTGTTTTGGTAGCAGCTGATATTACACTCAATAAAAATATGGTTCCTTTTGATGACAAATCTCCTTTTGTTACTTCAGGAATTCGTGTCGGAACGGCTGCCATTACTACCCGTGGAATGATGGAAAGTGATATGGAAAGAATTGTTGAGTTAATCGATAAAGTTTTAACAAATGCTGATGATGAAAAAGTAATTGTTGATGTTCGTGCAGAAGTAAACAACTGGATGAAAGATTTTCCTTTATATAAAGAATTGGAAATGAGTGTTTAA
- a CDS encoding TetR/AcrR family transcriptional regulator: MARARDENKVLAIYEATLKLVLENGFTGLKMNKVAQQAKLATGTLYIYFKDKEELISALYLHIKKEQTKQYFLDYNENDSFMANFRKLWFRVMEINTKNPEYAIFTDQYYRSPFIKEEYRNHAEELISPIYHLLERGKSEELVKDLPLELLVCQLIGVISALVNLQQETKTELSPKQTEAMFKMSWDAIKN, from the coding sequence ATGGCAAGAGCAAGAGATGAAAATAAAGTTTTGGCAATTTATGAAGCAACTCTGAAATTAGTTTTAGAAAATGGGTTTACTGGGTTGAAAATGAATAAAGTAGCACAGCAAGCAAAACTAGCCACAGGAACACTCTACATTTATTTTAAAGATAAAGAGGAGTTAATTAGTGCGCTTTATCTTCATATAAAAAAAGAACAAACGAAGCAATATTTTTTGGATTATAATGAAAATGACAGTTTTATGGCAAACTTTCGCAAACTTTGGTTTAGAGTAATGGAAATAAACACCAAAAATCCAGAATATGCCATTTTCACAGACCAATACTATCGTTCACCATTTATAAAAGAGGAATACAGAAATCATGCTGAAGAGCTTATTTCTCCTATTTATCATCTTTTAGAAAGAGGAAAAAGTGAAGAACTTGTCAAAGATTTACCATTAGAACTTCTTGTTTGTCAGCTTATTGGTGTAATATCAGCACTCGTAAACTTACAACAAGAAACGAAAACAGAGCTTTCTCCAAAACAGACAGAAGCAATGTTTAAAATGTCTTGGGACGCAATTAAAAATTAA